Sequence from the Kineosporia succinea genome:
TGAACAGGATCTCGTCTTTCGTTCCCAGGTATGCGCCCCAGTAGATGTCCACATCCGGGTCTTTCACGTGCCGGAAGGCGCAGTCCCCGTCGAGCATGACCACGACATTGTCCAGCCCGGGCGGCATTCCGCCGGCCAGAAGGCGGCCCGGCGTGATGTGGATGGGCTCGCCGATGCGGTTCAGCGGGATCCGGTGCCGCGCGGTGAGTGAATGCAGGCTGCTGACACCAGGAATGACCTCGTAGTCGAACTTCACGTTGCCGCGCTCGAGCAGCTCCTCGACGATCCGGATCGTGCCGTCGTACAGCGAAGGGTCGCCCCACACCAGGATCGCGCCCACGCCGTCGTCGGTGAGCTCGTCGGCGATCATCCGCTCGAAGATCTCGGCCCGGCGGTGGTGCCAGTCCTTCACCGCGTCATCGTAGGCCTCGGCGGTGCGGTCGCGTTCAGGGTCGTCGGCCTGCACGAAACGGTAGTCGTGACCGGCGATGTGCTGCTCGCAGACGTCGCGGCGCAGCTGCACCAGGTCGTCCTTGGCGCTGCCCTTGTCGATGAGGAAGAAGACGTCCACCGTGTTCAGCGCCTTGACGGCCTGCACGGTGATGTAGTCCGGGTCACCCGCGCCGACCCCGATCAGCAGGACCTTCCGCATCAGTGACGGCTCCGTTCGGTGGAGTAGAGGTGGCTGTCCGGGAATTCGTGGGCCGTGAGCACCGGCCCCACGACAATGACGGCGGTGCGACGGATCCCGGCCTCGTGCACCTGCCCGGCGATGGTGCTCAGCGTGCCCCGCAGGATCTGCTCGTCGGCGCGGCTGGCCTTGGCCACCACCGCGACCGGGCCGTCGGCGCCGTAGAAGGGCGCGAGCGTCGCGACCACGTCGTCGATCTCCTGGACGGCCAGGTGCAGCACCAGCGTCGAGCGGCTCTCGGCCAGCTTCTCCAGCTCCTGGCCCTCGGGCATCGCGGTGGCCTGGCGGGCGATGCGGGTCAGGATCACGGTCTGGCCCACGCCGGGCACCGTGAACTCACGCTTGAGAGCGGCCGCGGCGGCGGCGAAGGCGGGCACGCCGGGCACGATCTCGTAGGGGACGCGGAGGTCGTCGAGGCGGCGCATCTGCTCGGCGACGGCGCTGAACACCGACGGGTCACCGGAGTGCAGCCGGGCCACGTCCACGCCGCGGTTGTCGGCGGCCTTGAACTCGGCCATGATCTGCTCGAGATCCAGGTTGGCGGTGTCGACCAGCCGGGTGCCGAGCGAGCACTCGTCGAGCAGTTCCTTCGGCACCAGGGAGCCCGCGTACAGGCAGACCGGGGCCTTCTGCAGGATGCGCAGCCCCCGGATCGTCAGCAGGTCGGCCGCTCCCGGGCCGGCACCGATGAAATATACGGTCACGTCAGTTCCTTCCAGGCGACCCACTGCGTCACCGGCATGGCGGGGCGCCACCCGGTGAACCGCCCGATCGCGGTGGCCCGGGTGATCTCGATCTTCGTCAGGGTTCCGCCGTACATTGAATATGCCTCAGCCAGAAGCATTTCCGATTCCAGGGTGGTCACGTTCACGACCATCCGCCCGCCCGGGGCCAGGGCCTGCCAGCACTGGTCGAGCAGGCCGGGGGCGGTCAGCCCACCGCCGACGAAAACGGCGTCGGGGGTGGGCAGCCCGTGCAGGGCGGCGGGCGCCTCACCGGTGCGCACCTCCAGCTGGGGCACGCCCAGCAGGTCGGCGTTGCGGGTGATGCGGTCGCTGCGCCGCTGGTCGCGCTCGATGCTGACCGCCCGGCACGAGGGGTGCGTGCGCAGCCACTCGATGCCGATGCTGCCGGCGCCACCACCGACGTCCCACAGCAGTTCGCCGGGTTCGGGGGCCAGGGCCGAGAGCGTGACGGCCCGGACGTGACGCTTGGTGAGCTGGCCGTCGTTCTCGAACGCGTCGTCGGGCAGGCCGGGGGTGCGCGAGAGGCGTTGCGGTCGGGCCCCCGGGCGGCACGTCACGGCCAGCACGGTCAGGGTCTTCGGGCCGGCCGGGGCGTGCGCCGGGTAACCGGTGGCCGGCCACTCGTCGGCGGACGCGCAGACCCGGGTCTCGTCGGCGGCGCCCAGGTTGCTCAGGGCGGTGAGCTCGCTGGGCCCGAACCCACGGTCACGCAGCAGGCCGGCGACCAGGGCGGGGGAGTCCTCGCCGGGCACCAGCACGAGCAGGCGGCGGCCGGGGGAGATGCCGGGCTGCAGGGTGGCGGCGGGACGCCCGACCAAGCTGATCACGTCGGTGTCCTGCTGCGCCCAGCCCATCCGGGCGCAGGCCAGGGAAACGCTCGAGGGGTGCGGCAGCACCTCCAGGTCGAAGCCGGGGGCGACCCGGGCGATGGTGGTGGCGATGCCGAAGAACGTGGGATCCCCGCTGGCCAGCACCACCTTGCGGGCGCCGGGGGTCTTCACCAGCAGCAGCGCCAGGGCCCTCACCAGGGGCGTCGGCCAGGCCACCCGGTTCGCGGCGACCTCGGCGGGCAGCAGGGCGAGCTGCCGGTCGCCGCCGAACACCACGTCGGCCTCGGTCAGGGCCGCGCGGGCGGCGGTGGTGAGACCGGCCCACCCGTCGGCGCCGATCCCGGCCACGACGAGGCGCTCACGCGGCGTGACATCGGCGGCGTCGGCGGGCGGTGGAACGGTGGGCACGCCGACACCCTAGTTGAGTGACTCTGAGCTCCTCCCCGTCACGGCCCGGCCCGATCCTCCCGGCCACCCTGGGTGGTGAGGTGTGTGCGTCCCGGTGCCGACGCGTCCCCCGCCTCGCTGGTGCTGCCCGGTGCGGGCCCGCTGGGCGGGCCCACACCGGACGGATCAGGCGTGCACGGTGATCTCGGTCAGCGTGGGGGTGTAGGTCTCGGACGCCTTCTTCGAGGTCAGGCTCACCCGCAGCTTCGGGGTGGTGACCTGGTCGAACGACACCGCCAGGTCGTGGCCGACGCCCTCGGACCCCTCGGCGAAGGTGACCCAGGCCGACCCGGTCCAGCGCTGCAGCTCGAAGGTCTGCACCCGGGGGTTCGTGCCCGAGTCGGTGTACTCGTCGAGCACGACCTGGCTGAACGTGGTGTCGGCGCCGAAGTCGACGTCGAGGGTGATCGGGTAGGTGGCGTCGTCGGCGGCGGCCCAGCGGGTGCTGAACGAGCCGTCGGTCAGGTTCACCGCGCCGAGTGTGCCGCCGGCGCCCGGATGCGTCGAGCTCGCGGTGACCGGCTTGCCCAGCGCCAGGTTCGGGGCCGAGCCGTTCTCCTCGACCGGGTCGTCGTCGACCGGGTTCTTCACCCGGTCGCCGATCTTGCGCTCGGCGATACCGATGTCGGGGGCGTCACCGTAGTACAGCTTGGTGCCGAGGATGTCTTCGGCTCCGAGATGCACGTTGTAGCGACCGGCGTCGATCAGGGGGGAGGTGCTCTTGAGAGCGAAACGCTTGGCCGTGTCCTTGATTCCGGTCGCCTGGGTGTAGGTCGACGGGTCCTTCGTGAACTGCGGGTCCTCGCGGAGGCCGCGGGGGTCGGCGGGTTCTTGCGCCGAGTGCGTGCCGCCGGCCTCGTAGTAGTCGTTGTTGGAGAACACGGCCTGCCTCAGGGCACCGGTGCGCCGGTACCAGGGCGTGGTATCGGTTTTCGAGCTGTTGTAGAAGATGTTGTTCAGGAAGTAGACCGGTGACAGGAACGTCTCGTCGTGCACGTAGTCCATGGCGGCGCCGTCGTAGACGAACGTGTTGTTGGCGAAGTATGTGGGTGAGTAGTTGGTCGAGAGCATGTTCTTCACCAGCACGCCATTGTCGTTGACGCTGAGGTTGTACCGCGCCACCGAGTTCGAGCTGTTGCCCATGTAGGCCATCCAGCCCGCGGCGTTGTCGTGCGAATAGTTGTACTGGTAGGTGACGTTGAAGTTCGTGTACTCGAGATCCCAGGGGGTGCCGTCGTACTCGTTGGCCGGGCCGCCGTAGACCTCGTTGTACTGCATCACCGAGTCGGCGCCGGCCCACAGGTACAGGCCGCACGAGACCGCGTCGTAGCGTTCGAGGAAGCCGTTCACCTCGTTGTACTCGACCAGCATCTGCTTGGTGTTCGCCAGCTGGATCGCGCCCTGGCCGATGCTTTCGGCGTAGTTGTGGCCGATGTAGACGTTGCGGCTGTAGAGGTCGCGGGTGCGTACCCAGAGCTGTTCCCAGCCCTCGTGGAACTTGCCGCTCTCGTCGTACTGGCCGGAGGCCGTGCCGTCGGCGCCGAACCAGTTGAAGGCGAACTGGATGGCGTGCAGCTCGACGTGTTTGAAGGTGTTGTTCTCGATGCGGACGTCGTCGAAGTAGTAGCCGCCGGTGCCGTACTCCTGGTAGTTCTTGCTTCCGAAGACTTGGAAGTTCACGGCGCCGTAGTGGATCTTCTGCCAGGAGCTGGGGCCGTCGGTGTCGTGCACGTAGATGTCGTTGATGCGGAAATGGTTCATGATCGTGTCTGTGCCGATCTTGTCGGCGTTGATCGAGACCATGACGCCGTCGCGCACGTAGCTGCCGGTGGTGATGTCGGTGGCGAAGTCGTCGTCGTTCGACAGCTCGATCTGGTTGATGTCCCAGTACTGCTGGTTGCGGAGCACGACGGCGCCGGTCAGGCCCACGGTTTCGGGGTTCTTGGTGCCGTCGGCCCGGAACGGGCTGGGCACGTTGCCGTTGGTCGCGATGTAGGGGCGGGTCCGGGCCTGGCCGTAGGCCGAGATCGTGATCGGTTTCCCCTCGCGGCCCGAGCCTTTCGGCCAGAGCTGCTCGTCGTCCCACTGCTCGCCGGCCTTCAGCAGGATGCGGTCGCCGGGGGCGAAGGTGGTGGCGTTGGCCTTGGCCAGGGATTTCCAGGCGGTCTGCGTGCTGGTGCCGTTCGCGGTGTCGCGCCCACCGGTGGCGTCGATGTAGTAGTCGGTGCCGCCGTAGGGGTTGGCCGAATTGCCTTTCCAGTCGGTTTGTTTCGTGGTTTCAGAGCTTGCGGACGCGGTGGTCGCCGTCAGTGTCAGCGGAACGGCCAGCAGTGTGGCGAGTAGCGGTACGAGCAGGAAGCCTGACATCCGAGTTCTCAACCCTGCACATCCTCTGCGTCGATGGCGTTCACCGCCGAGGGGTCGACGGTGAGGTCACTGGCCCCCTCTCGCTGCTCCAGGAGATCGTCGAGCTTCTCCGAGACCAGCGACTGCCGGATCCGTGCCGCGTAGGTCTGGTAGGCCTGGGCGGAATCCACGGTCTTGCTCTCGAGCTGGTAATAGGTGGTCTGGGTGGTGCCGACGACGGGCTGCGAGATCTCGCCGATGTCCAGGGTGCTCAGGATCGAGGCGAGTTCCTGGTCGTGGGCGTTGTTGCCGCTCCGGGTGAAGGTCGCCCGGCGGACGCTGGTGCCGGGTTCGGTGATCTGCCTGAGCTTCTCGGTGTCGGGAAGGGGTGCGTCCGGTTCCGTCACCAGCTCGGTGTAGGTGTAGGTGGTGGCGTTGGCGGCCCAGTCGTTCCTGTCCTGTTCGAAGGCCTGTTTCACCTCGGCCTCGCTCACCCAGAGCGGATCGCCCGGTTCCTGGCCGAGTTTCGACTGCAGCTGGGTGGTGAGATCGGTGAGACGGTGTGAATAGTATTCTTCGGGGGTGAAATCGGTGAGGCCGTAGACCGTCTCGCCGCGCTCGGTGGCGTCGGAGCGGGCCTGGTTCTCCGTCGTGACCTCCTGCATGAAGTCGCCGAAGGTGGTTGACGTCACGAGGCCCTGTTCGTGGGCCAGGGTGAGAACGGCCCGGTCGTGGCGGATGTCGTCGAAGGCCTTTTCGCTGAGGGTGTTCAGGTTGTCGTCCCAGTCGACGCTGCGCGAGAGGCGGTTCATCTGGAAGACGAGTTCGTCGCGGGTGATGGTCTCGCCGTCGAGGGTGGCCACCTGGTCGTGGTTCTGGGTGAGGTGGACGCCGGTGGTCACGAGGGCGGCGACGGCGGCGGTGGCGCCGAGGGTGAGGAGCGCGCGCTTCATGCGCCGATCACCTCGGCCCGGGTGATGACGGGGGTGGCCCGGCTCTGCGTCACGGTGATCTTCACGGCTGTCGTCACGACCGGGGGGAACGTCAGAATGCGCTGGTAGCCGACGGTATTCGCCTCCGCCAGGGTTTCCCAGCGGTCGTCGAGCCGGGCCTCGAGCAGAACGTGCTCGATGCGCTGGCCCTGGGCGATGTCCTCGCCCAGCACCACGGCCTCCACCGCGTGAGGTGAGTCGAGAAGCAGCGTCAGTGCGTCGTCTTCACGCAGGTCGGCCTTGAGGGTGCGAGAACGGAAGTCGGCGATGCGGGCGCCCAGCCCCTCGAGGGTGGCCACGTCCTGCGGATGGATCACGCCGTCGCGGGTGGGGGGAACGTTCAGCAGGAAGGTCGCGTTGCCGCCGACCGAGTGCCGGTAGATGTCGAAGAGCTCGTCCACGGAACGCACCTCGCCGTTCTCGGACGGGTGGTGGAACCAGCCCGGCCGGATCGAGGTGTTGACCTCGGAGGGGTACCAGACGAGGTCGCTGATGCCGTGCAGGGCTTCGCGGGAGCCGAGGTCGGCGTCGTCGCTGCGGACGGTGCGGGCGAACTCGCCGTCGTCGACCTGCTGCGACTTCGCGGCGATGCGCTCCACGTCCTGCAGGGCCCGGGGCACCACGCTCCACTCGTCGGTGCGCGTCTCGCCGGCCTCGTTGCCGCACCAGCGCACGTCCGGACCGCACACGCTGATCACGGCGCTGGGCTGGAGACGGCGCACGGTGGCGTAATACCGCTCCCAGTCGTAGGTCTGGACCTTGCCGTTGGGACCCTCGCCGTTGGCGCCGTCGAGCCAGACGCAGAACACCGGGCCGTAGCTGGTCAGGAGCTCGGTGAGCTGGGCGACGTAGAAGTCGTCGTAGGCGCGGCCGGACCCGTACGAGGCCTCGGTGCGGTCCCACGGCGACAGGTAGATCCCGAACTTCAGGCCGTGCCGGTCGGCGGCCGCCGCGACCTCGGCCACCACGTCCCCCTGCCCGTTCTTCCAGGGGGAGGAGGCGACGGAGTGCCGGGTGACGGCGCTGGGCCAGAGGCAGAAGCCGTCGTGGTGTTTGGCGGTGAGGATGACGGCCCGCAGGCCAGCGCTTTTCAGGGTGCGGACCCACTGGTCGGCGTCGAGGGCCGCGGGGTCGAACAACGCGGGATCCTCGTGGCCCAGGCCCCATTCGCGGTCGGTCATGGTGTTCATGCCGAAGTGCAGGAAGCCGTAGAACTCGAGCTGCTGCCAGGCCAGTTGCCGGGGTGACGGCCGGACCGCGGTCAGGGCGGGGACGTTCATCGGAACCTCCGGTGAACAGCTGAGGGCTGGAGAACGTGGTTACCATGGCATCGATAACACGAGCGGCGCAAGGGTCTGGCCCGCACCGGTGGCCGATTCGGAGCCGCGCGGTCGGTGTGCGTCCAGGTCGATGAGGCCGGGACGTTGCGACGGGCGCCGGTCGTGGGCGCGACGCAGAGCGATGGATCGTTCGGCGGGGCCGGGTTCGGCGGGGCCGGACCGCCGAGCGCGGCTGGATCGTTGGGGGAGCCCCGGCCGTTGCCGGATTGCTCGAGGGGGCGTCGGCGGCTCGGTTATGTCGTGCGGGCGGTGCGGGTGGACGGGGGCGGGGCGGTGGAGGCGCGCACCGAGAGTTCGGCGGGGGCGGGCTGGTGGGAGGCGCCGGCAGCGGCATCGGTGGGGGCGGAGAGCAGCAGGTCCACCGCGGCGGCGCCGGAGGCGTAGAAGTCCTGGCGCACGGTGGTGAGCGGGGGCGAGCAGTAGGCGGCCAGCGCGATGTCGTCGACGCTGACGATCGAGACCTGGGTGGGCACGTCGCGGCCCTTCTCGCGCAGGGCCCGGACGACGCCGAACGCCATCTCGTCGCTGGCCACGAACACGGCTGTGACTTCGGGAATCAGGGCCAGGATGGAGCCCTGGTGGTGCCCCGAGCCGGGTGACCAGTCGCCCTCGAGCACCGGTGGCGGCTCGATGCCGGCCGAGGCCAGGCACTCCTGCCAGCCCTGGCGGCGCTGACGGGCCTCGATCCACTCGTCCGGGCCGGCGACGTGCCAGACCTGGCGGTGGCCGAGGTCGAGCAGGTGCTGGGTGGCGATCCGGCCGGCCTCGCGCTGGTCGATGCCGAGTACCAGGGCGCCTTCGGTGCGGGAACCGTCGACGGTGACGGTGGGGATGTCCCGGGTGATGTCCTCGATCTTCTGGGTGACCGAGATCAGCGGCACCGCAATGACAATGCCGTCGACGTTCTGAGTGGCGAGCTTGGTCAGTGACCGCTCGAGCTGCCCGGTGTCCAGCCCCGCGATGGTCGCGATGCTGACCGCGTAACCCGCTCTCCCGGCAGCGGCCTCGACCCCGGCGGTGACGGCGGATCGCGAGTAATAGCCTCCCGACTGCAGCAGGACCAGCCCGATCGTGTGACTACGCCCGGAACTCAGCGCCTTCGCCGCATTGTTGAGGCGGTAGCCGAGCTCGTCGACGGCCGTCAGTACACGCCGCCTGGTGTCCGGACTGACGTTGGGGGAGTCCCGCAGCGCCCGCGACACCGTCTGCGCCGAAACCCCCGCGGCCCGTGCCACATCCGTCATGCTCGGCTGACGAACGGAACCACCCCGCTGCCCCCGGGCTCGTTCGACCCAGGCTCGTTCAACCGGGGCTCCGTCAACCCCGGCCCGCCCGTTCTCAGACGGCCCGGCCCCGGTCCGCTCGCCTCGGGTCTTCTCGGTCGGGGCCTGCTGGCCTCGGGTCTTCTCGATCGGGGCCTGCTCGCCCTGGGTCTTCTCGATCGGGGCCTGCTCACCCCCGGCCTTCTCGATCCGGGCCCGCTCGATCTCCGTCCGCGCACCCTTGGACCGCCGAACCCCCGTCTGCGCGTGTCCGTGCTGCTCAACCCCGGCAGTCTCCCCCTCGGCCCTGCCTCGCTTCGCGCCCATGCCGCTCCCTGATTGCGTTCCCCTCCACGCGATGCGTGCCGGGCGCCATTCTGAACCATGTCGTGCCTGTTAATGATGGCATCGATAACAAGCTGCGTGTCCCAAAGAACGCGCCCGCCCCCCGCTCGCCGCTCGCCCGGCCCCCGCTCGCCGCTCGCCCGCCATCGCCCGGCGCTTGCCTGCCGTCCGCCTGGCCTGCCGCCTGCCCTCGCCTGCCCCGGTGCTCGCCCGCCGCCCGTCTGTCTGCCCGCTTGCCCGCTTGCCCGCTTGCCCGCCTGGCCGCCTGGCCGCCTGCCCGCCTGGCCGCCTGGCCGCCTGGCCGCCTGGCCGCCTGGCCGCCTGGCCGCCTGGCCTGTAGGCCGCCTACCCGGCGCTTGCCTGCCGCCTGCCCGCCGGCCTGGCCCAGCGCTTGCCTGCCGCCTGCCCGCCGGCCTGGCCCAGCGCTTGCCTGCCGCCTGCCCGCCGGCCTGGCCCAGCGCTTGCCTGCCGCCTGCCCGCCGGCCTGGCCCAGCGCATGCTTGCCGCCCGCCCGCCTGGCCCAGCGCATGCCTGCCTGCCTGCCGTCCGCCTATACGGCGCTTGCCTGCCGCCTGCCTCCCGCTGTGTCGGCGTTCGGCGCCGAGTTCGGGCGCACGTGCTCGGTGCGGCCAGAACCTGTGCTTTCGATTATCGATAATCGAAAGTATCGATGTCCCGCTTTCCCGCGCTGAAGGAATCGTCACTCGTTGCCTACTGCTGCAGGCCACGTAATGGGGCGGCGCGAGATGTGGCATGGGCAGGGGCGGTGCAAGAGCAAGGTGTTCGGGGGGCGTTCTGGGCGTAAAGCTTGGGATGCCAACGATGTGGGGGTGCTCAGCAAGGGGAGGAAAGACCGGGGCTGACCAGGTTGAAGGCTGGCGGCGTGGCTCAGTGGGGCGGCTCAGTGGGGCGGCTCAGTGGGGCGGCTCAGTGTGGTCGGCGATGTGGCTGAGCGGGGCCGGCGATGTGGCGACGCCGCTCGGTGGGGGCAGTGATGTGGCTCGGCGGGCCGGCGATGTGGCCCGGTGGGGCGTGACTGGCTCGGGGGCCGGCGACGTGGCTCGGTAGCCGTTCTCGTGGGTCAGTGGGCCGGCGACGTGGCTCGGTAGCCGTTCTCGTGGGTCATTGGGGCGGCTCAGTGGGCCGGCGGCGTGGCTCGGCCTGAACGGGTGAGAGCCCCTGGCGGCTGCGGTTTCTCGCCAGGGGCTCTCACGTCGAGCGGGTGCTTCCGTTGTGCTGCGTGCATCGCGGTGCTCGCCAGGCGGCCACAGGCGCTCGGGTCGACCGGCACTTCCACGCCGCGGTTGGGCTCCCGCGAGGCACTAACTGGTCAGAACGCGGGTTCCGGCCTGCCCGGAGGGGGAGGCACCGGATCCGTTCCCGGCCCCGGGATCGGGGGTGTGGGAGCGGGGGGTGCCGGCACCGGCCCCGGGCGCGGTGGCTCCAGCGGCGGGTCCGGCTCGGCGGGCGGCAACGTGCCGTCGCCCGGGAGCGTGAAACCGCCTGGTCGGGCCTGGCCCTGGGGGCGGGGTGGGGTGGTGTCGTCCGGGGGCAGGGTCATCCCATCGTCCGGAACGGTCATCGTGGTCCCCCTTTCGGTCGAAGCTCGGCCGATGGATCTCCGTCCGACGTCAGTCGGTCAGGATCCACGCCGCCGCGTCCGACGGCAGCAGCCCGCCCTGCACCGGCAGGCTCGACACGACCACCCTGCCCGGTGGCAGCCGGACCGCAACCTCACCCGTGTCCAGCATGCCGAATGCTGCGGGAGCCGGCCCGGCGCGTCCTCAATCCCGAGGCAGGAATCCCGAGGCAGGCCCCGGTGCGCCGCCGGGGGAGCGGCACCCGGCTTCCGTCGCGCCCTGGGTCGGTGGGCCCGAAAAGGGCGCTCTGCGCCGGTCGCCCCTTAACGTTACATACCGTAGGGGACCTGTCGCTCCAGCCACTGCAGCCTGAAGGCGTGCTCCTCCTCCAGCCGCTGGCTCAGTGACGCCGCGACCTCGGGCCCGCCCTTGCGGCCGAACCGTCCGTGCGTCTCGAGCTGCACGGCGATGGTGAAGCGGGTGCCCACGGTGCCGGCGGGCTCGAGAGCCAGCTGACCCACGATCTCCACCTGCGGTGCCGCGGCCAGCTCGACCAGGTACTCGCCCTGGCGGGAGCCGTTCCAGGTGGACTGCTGCCACGACTGGGTCTCGGTCATCACGGACTTGCCGCCGAAGAACCGGCGGGCGGGCATGATGTCCGCCGCCTGACGCTCGGCGACCTGCCGGAAGACGCCGGCCCGTTCCCGGAGTTCGAGGACGTGGAAGTCCTCGTACCCGAGCTGCCTCGCCTTCTCGGTGAGATGCTCGAGCCGGGTCATCGTCCGGAAAGTCACCAGTGGTGAGATCCCGTAGACCCAGCTGAGTTCGAACTGCGCTGACATGCCTGAGTGTCCTCCTTGACGCCGGACTCTAGGACATGATCGCCACCTGTGGGACAACAGGGCATGTACGGACCTGCACAGTTACCGCGTCCGGACCCGCTGTCACGGAAATGGGGAAGGCCTTCGCTGAGATAGCCTGGCACCGTGGCTGAGTACATCTACACCATGCGTAAGGCGCGTAAGGCGCACGGCGACAAAGTCATCCTCGACGATGTGACGCTGTCGTTCCTGCCCGGCGCCAAGATCGGCGTGGTCGGGCCGAACGGCGCGGGTAAGTCGAGCGTGCTCAAGATCATGGCCGGGATCGACCAGCCGTCGAACGGTGACGTCCGGCTGGATCCCGATGCCACGGTGGGCATCCTGATGCAGGAACCCGAACTCAACGAGAGCAAGACCGTCCTCGGCAACGTCGAGGAGGGGGTCGGCGAGATCAAGGGCAAGCTCGACCGCTTCAACGCGATCTCGGAAGAGATGGCGAGCCCCGACGCCGACTACGACAAGCTGCTGGCCGAGATGGGCGAACTGCAGGAGGCGCTCGACGCTGCCGACGCCTGGGACCTCGACTCGCAGCTCGAGCAGGCGATGGACGCACTGCGCTGCCCGCCGCCGGACGCCGACGTCACGGTGCTCTCCGGTGGTGAGCGCCGCCGCGTCGCCCTCTGCAAGCTCCTCCTGTCCAAGCCCGACCTGCTGCTCCTCGACGAGCCCACCAACCACCTGGACGCCGAGAGCGTGCAGTGGCTGGAGCAGTTCCTGGCCTCCTACCCGGGCGCCGTCCTGGCCGTCACCCACGACCGGTACTTCCTCGACAACGTCGCGGAGTGGATCCTCGAGCTCGACCGCGGCCGGGCCTACCCCTACGAGGGCAACTACTCGACCTACCTCGAGAAGAAGGCCCAGCGTCTCGCCGTCCAGGGCAAGAAAGACGCCAAGCTGGCCAAGCGCCTGTCCGACGAGCTCGACTGGGTGCGCCAGAACGCCAAGGGCCGCCAGACCAAGAGCAAGGCCCGTCTGGCCCGCTACGAGGAGATGGCCGCCGAGGCCGAGCGCACCCGCAAGCTCGACTTCGAGGAGATCCAGATCCCGCCGGGCCCGCGT
This genomic interval carries:
- the ettA gene encoding energy-dependent translational throttle protein EttA; this encodes MAEYIYTMRKARKAHGDKVILDDVTLSFLPGAKIGVVGPNGAGKSSVLKIMAGIDQPSNGDVRLDPDATVGILMQEPELNESKTVLGNVEEGVGEIKGKLDRFNAISEEMASPDADYDKLLAEMGELQEALDAADAWDLDSQLEQAMDALRCPPPDADVTVLSGGERRRVALCKLLLSKPDLLLLDEPTNHLDAESVQWLEQFLASYPGAVLAVTHDRYFLDNVAEWILELDRGRAYPYEGNYSTYLEKKAQRLAVQGKKDAKLAKRLSDELDWVRQNAKGRQTKSKARLARYEEMAAEAERTRKLDFEEIQIPPGPRLGSLVIETQKLGKSFGERDLIKNLSFTLPRNGIVGVIGPNGVGKTTLFKTIVGLEEPTEGVVRVGDTVLTSYVDQNRGGLDPKKSLWETVSDGLDYIKVGQVEMPSRAYVAAFGFKGPDQQKATGVLSGGERNRLNLALTLKQGGNLLLLDEPTNDLDVETLGSLENALLEFPGCAVVISHDRWFLDRVTTHILAYEGTEEDPSNWYWFEGNFESYEKNKIERLGEDAARPHRVTHRKLTRD